The genomic stretch CGATTGCCTACCGCGCGCTGCGCGACCAGCTTAACCCGGGTGAATATGGCCTGTTCCTGGGCACCGCGCATCCGGCGAAGTTCAAAGAGAGCGTGGAAGATATTTTGGGCGAAACGCTGCCGCTGCCAAAAGAGCTGGCCGAGCGTGCCGACCTGCCGCTGCTGTCACATGAGCTACCCGCAGATTTTGCCGCGCTGCGTAAGCTGATGATGACCCGCGCGTGATTGTGTTGCCCGGTGGCGGCGACGCCGCCACCGGACTTTTTTTATGGAGAAATTAAGGAGGAAAATAGCAGGGAAAAAGCAGAAATTCCCAATAAATGCGGTCACTTAGCGTTTAGGATTGCAGAGAATAACATCCCCCGTTCCCCTCGCGTACTCTCCTTACATCGGCCTACGTTGGGCAAAGATAATAAGGAGTCACCGATGTCTACACTGAAACCTGCACTCATCGCGCTTTCTCTGATGCTGGTCGCTCCCATGGCGGTTCAGGCATCTGAAATTACCCTCGTACCTGCGGTAAAACTGCAGATTGGCGACCGGGATAACAACGGGCACTACTGGGACGGCGGCCGCTGGCGCGACCACGACTGGTGGAAGGCGCATTATGACTGGCGTGATAACCACTGGCGTCCACATGACGAGCATCGTAAACACGACGATCGTCACGATGACCATCACCACGATGACCACCGCGACGATCGCGGCCCGGACTGGAAACACCATTAATGCAAAACCCCGCCAGCTGGCGGGGTTTGTTTTTACTGCTCGTGGCGCTTAAACACCAGCTCGCCTTTCCCCGACGACGCCTCGTCAAAGAAATAGCCTTCGCTGTTAAATTTGGTCAACTGCTCCGGCTTTGTCAGGCGATTCTGGATGATGTAGCGGCTCATCAGGCCGCGCGCTTTCTTGGCGTAGAAGCTGATCACTTTAAACTTACCGTTCTTCTCGTCGAGGAATACCGGCTTGATGATTTCGGCAT from Enterobacter dykesii encodes the following:
- a CDS encoding DUF2502 domain-containing protein, with translation MSTLKPALIALSLMLVAPMAVQASEITLVPAVKLQIGDRDNNGHYWDGGRWRDHDWWKAHYDWRDNHWRPHDEHRKHDDRHDDHHHDDHRDDRGPDWKHH